The following coding sequences are from one Arthrobacter crystallopoietes window:
- a CDS encoding ABC transporter permease produces the protein MLRVIGKRLALLVPTLLGLSILLFLWVRSLPGGPATALLGDRATPEAVERINELYGFNRPLIEQYFIYMGKLLQGDFGTSLLTGRPVLEEFATRFPATLELTIVALIFAIGIGIPLGYLAAKHYGRWPDHGSVVLSLVGITIPVFFLAFILKWLFAIKIPIFPTDGRQNPRINATHVTDFYVLDGLLTREWDASWDAFMHLVLPGIALGTIPLAIIVRITRASVLEVQNADYVRTAKAKGLLERTIRNRFILRNAMLPVTTTIGLQLGLLISGAVLTETVFAFSGIGRFLRDAIFNLDYPVLQGFIIFIAILYSLINLIVDISYSVIDPRVRVQ, from the coding sequence GTGTTAAGAGTCATCGGCAAACGTCTGGCGTTGCTCGTTCCGACCCTGCTCGGGTTATCGATCCTGTTGTTTCTCTGGGTGCGGAGCCTCCCTGGCGGACCGGCCACCGCCCTGCTCGGGGACCGTGCAACACCGGAGGCGGTCGAAAGAATCAACGAGCTCTACGGCTTCAACCGCCCGCTCATCGAGCAGTACTTCATTTACATGGGCAAGCTCCTCCAGGGAGATTTCGGTACGTCGCTGCTGACCGGCCGCCCGGTCCTGGAAGAATTCGCCACGCGTTTTCCCGCGACTTTGGAACTGACGATCGTAGCGCTCATCTTCGCCATCGGGATCGGCATTCCGCTCGGCTACCTAGCGGCGAAGCATTACGGCCGCTGGCCGGACCACGGCTCCGTTGTCCTGAGCCTGGTCGGCATCACGATCCCCGTCTTCTTCCTGGCCTTCATCCTCAAATGGCTCTTCGCCATCAAGATCCCGATCTTCCCGACAGATGGCCGGCAGAACCCCCGGATCAACGCCACCCATGTGACGGACTTCTACGTTCTCGACGGTCTCCTAACCCGGGAATGGGATGCCTCTTGGGACGCCTTCATGCACCTGGTCCTGCCCGGCATTGCTTTGGGAACCATCCCGCTGGCCATCATCGTGCGGATCACCCGCGCTTCCGTTCTGGAGGTCCAGAACGCCGATTATGTGAGAACTGCAAAGGCCAAAGGATTGCTCGAAAGAACCATCCGCAACCGGTTCATTCTGCGCAACGCGATGCTGCCGGTCACTACGACCATCGGCCTGCAGCTGGGTCTGCTGATATCCGGTGCCGTTCTGACCGAGACGGTCTTTGCTTTCAGCGGCATCGGCCGTTTCCTGCGCGATGCGATCTTCAATCTCGATTATCCGGTCCTCCAGGGGTTCATCATCT